A window of Pseudomonas mucidolens contains these coding sequences:
- a CDS encoding ABC transporter ATP-binding protein: MLRAFERRLDPFPPDQAPPPPAGLVQFLWACTRGARGYILALALLSAGVSIYEAWLFAFLGQVVDLLSTWQAGGDAAAQESRVLWGMGIVMVASVGLVALRTMVQHQILAINLPLRLRWDFHRLMLRQSLSFFSDEFSGRVTTKVMQTALAVRDVLFTFIEIAPGIGVYFVAIIALAGGFALKLMLPFIAWIVLFGLAMLYFVPRLGKVGQEQANARSMMTGRISDAYTNITTVKLFSHSNREAHFARAAMEDFKQTGFRQMRLVSQFEIVNQALVVALIMAAGGYALWLWHQGEVGAGAVAAITAMALRINGMSHWIMWQMTSLFENIGTVQDGMATLTQGTKVQDAPDAGLLVTSGGAVTFDNVSFNYNGERQVLDGLSLNIRPGEKIGLVGRSGAGKSTLINLLLRFYDVNSGEIRIDGQNIAQVTQESLRSSIGMVTQDTSLLHRSIRDNIAYGRPDATDAQIRSAAANAQADEFINQLSDRQGHTGYDTLVGERGIKLSGGQRQRVAIARVMLKNAPILLLDEATSALDSEVEVAIQENLDEMMQGKTVIAIAHRLSTIAAMDRLIVMDEGRIIEQGTHAELLGKNGVYAQLWQHQSGGFLGEDKGVLEVMDQA, encoded by the coding sequence ATGCTGCGTGCATTTGAACGAAGGCTCGACCCTTTTCCCCCTGACCAGGCGCCACCGCCACCCGCCGGCCTGGTGCAATTCCTGTGGGCCTGCACGCGGGGCGCCCGTGGTTACATCCTTGCGCTGGCGCTACTCAGTGCCGGTGTATCGATTTACGAAGCCTGGCTGTTTGCCTTTCTCGGGCAGGTCGTTGACCTGCTTTCGACCTGGCAGGCTGGCGGGGATGCGGCGGCGCAGGAAAGTCGCGTGTTGTGGGGCATGGGCATCGTAATGGTGGCCAGTGTCGGGCTGGTGGCGTTGCGCACCATGGTGCAGCACCAAATATTGGCGATCAACTTGCCATTGCGGCTGCGCTGGGACTTCCATCGCCTGATGTTGCGGCAGAGTCTTTCGTTCTTTTCCGATGAGTTTTCCGGCCGAGTCACTACCAAGGTGATGCAGACGGCGCTAGCCGTGCGCGACGTGCTATTCACGTTTATCGAGATCGCCCCCGGAATCGGGGTGTATTTCGTCGCGATCATCGCACTGGCCGGCGGCTTCGCTTTGAAACTGATGCTGCCTTTCATTGCCTGGATCGTGTTGTTCGGGCTGGCCATGCTGTACTTCGTGCCTCGTCTGGGGAAGGTCGGGCAGGAACAAGCCAATGCGCGGTCGATGATGACCGGACGTATCTCGGACGCCTACACCAACATCACTACGGTGAAGCTGTTCTCGCACTCCAATCGTGAGGCGCACTTCGCACGTGCGGCGATGGAGGATTTCAAGCAAACCGGCTTTCGCCAGATGCGCCTGGTCAGCCAGTTCGAGATCGTCAACCAGGCGTTGGTGGTGGCGTTGATCATGGCAGCGGGTGGTTATGCTCTGTGGCTATGGCATCAGGGTGAGGTCGGTGCGGGTGCCGTGGCGGCAATCACGGCCATGGCGTTGCGTATCAACGGCATGTCGCACTGGATCATGTGGCAAATGACCTCGCTGTTCGAGAACATCGGCACCGTACAGGATGGCATGGCGACACTGACCCAGGGCACCAAGGTGCAGGATGCGCCGGACGCGGGCCTGTTGGTGACCTCGGGCGGCGCGGTAACCTTCGATAATGTGAGCTTCAATTACAATGGCGAACGTCAGGTCCTCGATGGCCTGAGCCTGAACATCCGCCCGGGTGAAAAAATCGGCCTGGTTGGCCGCTCGGGCGCCGGCAAATCCACACTTATCAATCTGCTGCTGCGCTTCTATGACGTAAACAGCGGGGAGATTCGCATCGATGGCCAAAATATCGCTCAAGTGACGCAAGAGAGTCTGCGCAGCTCCATCGGCATGGTCACGCAGGATACCTCCCTGCTGCACCGTTCAATTCGCGATAACATCGCTTACGGTCGTCCCGATGCGACCGATGCGCAAATCCGCAGCGCCGCGGCCAATGCCCAGGCCGATGAGTTCATCAACCAACTGAGCGACCGGCAAGGTCACACTGGCTACGACACCCTCGTGGGTGAGCGCGGCATCAAACTGTCGGGCGGCCAGCGCCAACGCGTCGCAATTGCCCGGGTGATGCTCAAGAACGCTCCGATCCTGCTTCTTGATGAAGCGACCAGCGCGCTGGATTCGGAAGTCGAAGTCGCTATTCAGGAAAACCTCGATGAAATGATGCAGGGCAAGACGGTGATCGCCATCGCCCATCGGCTGTCTACGATTGCGGCCATGGACCGGCTCATCGTGATGGACGAAGGACGCATTATTGAACAGGGTACCCACGCCGAATTGCTTGGAAAAAACGGCGTCTATGCGCAGTTGTG
- a CDS encoding carboxylate-amine ligase produces MDGLQRFGIEEEYFITDLLSRSMVAEPSARVLQACRAAIGEGFAYEMFQGQIEVASPVFDQAAQAVAYLGRVRRDLSQALAEFGLGFICSGTHPLADWQAQRATDQPHAQQLFEDFALVAQRSVLSGLHVHAEIAPGIDRIAVMNELLPWLPMLLALSVSSPLWRGQPSGYCSYRQTACDEWPRMGVPEYLPDERSFQHYLDVLKRSGAVAKDANIWWGCRPSSKYPTLELRMTDACPRLTDALVLAGLFRVMIRHACRLPSPGNQYSLEHHWLFKENRLQARRWGSHGRFVLAPDTAAISLQQWLALAEQRFGETARALGEEGVFAQARQLLHDGTSAERQLRCFAAGTAPAHERSQAVVDLLLAESGAG; encoded by the coding sequence ATGGACGGTTTGCAGCGCTTCGGCATTGAAGAAGAGTATTTCATCACTGATCTGCTTAGCCGGAGCATGGTTGCCGAACCGTCCGCGCGAGTGCTGCAAGCCTGTCGCGCGGCGATTGGCGAAGGCTTTGCCTATGAAATGTTCCAGGGCCAGATTGAAGTGGCGTCACCGGTGTTCGACCAAGCCGCACAAGCCGTCGCTTATCTTGGCCGGGTGCGCCGTGACCTGAGCCAGGCGCTTGCCGAGTTCGGCCTGGGGTTTATCTGCAGCGGTACACATCCACTGGCCGACTGGCAGGCACAACGCGCTACGGACCAACCCCATGCCCAGCAGTTGTTCGAGGATTTTGCCCTCGTCGCGCAGCGCAGCGTGCTCAGCGGCCTGCACGTGCATGCGGAAATTGCGCCGGGTATCGACCGGATCGCGGTGATGAACGAGTTGTTGCCCTGGCTGCCGATGCTGCTGGCCTTGAGCGTTTCTTCGCCGTTGTGGCGGGGCCAGCCGAGCGGTTATTGCAGCTATCGGCAGACGGCCTGTGACGAATGGCCACGCATGGGCGTGCCCGAGTATCTGCCGGATGAGCGCAGCTTTCAGCATTACTTGGACGTGCTGAAACGCAGCGGCGCGGTAGCCAAGGATGCGAACATTTGGTGGGGCTGCCGTCCTTCGTCAAAGTACCCGACGCTGGAGCTGCGCATGACCGACGCCTGCCCCCGGCTGACGGACGCCCTGGTCCTGGCGGGGCTGTTTCGAGTGATGATCAGGCATGCGTGCCGGTTGCCGAGCCCCGGTAATCAATACAGCCTCGAGCACCATTGGTTGTTCAAGGAAAATCGTCTTCAAGCCCGGCGTTGGGGTTCCCATGGACGCTTCGTGCTGGCGCCCGATACGGCGGCGATTTCGCTCCAACAATGGCTGGCGTTGGCGGAGCAAAGGTTCGGTGAAACTGCTCGTGCATTGGGCGAGGAGGGTGTCTTTGCCCAGGCCCGGCAGTTGCTGCACGACGGAACCAGCGCCGAGCGTCAATTACGCTGTTTCGCGGCAGGCACCGCGCCTGCCCATGAGCGTTCGCAGGCGGTGGTTGACCTGCTGCTGGCAGAGAGTGGCGCCGGCTGA
- a CDS encoding methyltransferase, with translation MVDSTLCSPLPVSSAQSRADQALLHLGRRLQADGYRFITPTPLTHHRVNARTHNTSARDMRGIFGWSRPFDADVFEAAEWLELQQSGIIVKAHGRWHSTVRWSTLGPLLLAHSAFPTDDADSVFFGPDTYRFASVIEECLRQRFAPIRRAVDIGCGSGAGALLVARGRPEAEVLAVDINPRALRLSAVNAQLAEVRNVSVYHSDVLDSVDGRFDLILANPPYMKDGQQRAYRHGGGALGEALSLRILQEALPRLERDGTLLLYTGVAMVDGRDPFLEAARSVLTDDAFGWTYRELDPDVFGEELEKPGYERVERIAAVALTVTRLN, from the coding sequence ATGGTCGACTCAACCCTGTGTTCCCCGCTCCCTGTGTCATCGGCCCAGTCGCGTGCCGATCAGGCGCTACTGCACCTTGGCCGTCGGCTGCAGGCGGACGGATACCGCTTCATTACACCCACGCCCTTGACGCACCATCGGGTCAATGCGCGTACGCACAACACTTCAGCCCGTGACATGCGCGGGATTTTCGGCTGGTCGCGTCCCTTCGACGCTGATGTGTTCGAGGCGGCCGAGTGGCTGGAGCTGCAACAGAGCGGAATCATCGTCAAGGCGCACGGACGTTGGCACAGCACTGTGCGCTGGTCGACTCTGGGCCCACTGCTGCTGGCGCATTCGGCGTTTCCCACCGATGACGCCGATTCTGTATTTTTTGGCCCCGACACCTACCGCTTCGCCAGCGTGATTGAGGAGTGCCTGCGCCAGCGCTTCGCACCGATCCGCCGCGCGGTGGACATCGGCTGCGGTTCGGGCGCCGGAGCCTTGCTGGTGGCGCGTGGCCGACCTGAAGCCGAGGTGCTGGCGGTGGACATCAACCCGCGGGCGCTGCGCCTGAGCGCGGTCAATGCGCAATTGGCCGAGGTGCGCAATGTCAGTGTTTACCACAGTGATGTGCTCGACAGCGTCGACGGCCGCTTTGACCTGATTCTGGCCAACCCGCCCTACATGAAGGACGGCCAGCAGCGAGCCTACCGTCACGGCGGCGGGGCGCTGGGTGAAGCACTGTCGTTGCGCATCCTGCAAGAGGCGCTGCCACGCCTTGAGCGCGATGGCACCTTACTGCTCTACACCGGCGTGGCGATGGTCGATGGCCGCGATCCGTTCCTGGAGGCCGCCCGCAGCGTGTTGACCGACGACGCCTTTGGCTGGACCTATCGCGAACTGGACCCCGACGTGTTCGGCGAGGAGCTGGAAAAACCCGGCTACGAGCGCGTCGAGCGCATCGCCGCTGTAGCCCTGACCGTTACACGTCTGAACTGA
- a CDS encoding iron-containing redox enzyme family protein, giving the protein MTVFQALQGASGQLQDEGPLLSVYQRLLTESDPESMQLAVDFLQAQLDLVGDAEAMQLPESPDQLMNWVEHNCAAVAQEYAQYLQGRQQGNGRRYFQGKAHALYFLQCVAPTKQVDGAWLYGVLAHWRDYRYDGLLTTYLEELGDGEPAQNHVAIYQRLLAEQGCEGDFDWQDQHFHQGALQLALGQGAHAYMPEILGYNLGYEQLPLHLLICAYELRELGIDPYYFSLHVTIDNASSGHARRAVQAVLELMPRGMDAADYWQRVGRGYRLNDLGVSSTAVIQAFDLERELVAMLERKRPFAQHMHSDYCRFEGKSVNQWLAQPGQMRGFLQALQDKGWIKRHQNPQDSRFWQLIEGAGAAMFGVFSGYEKQLLRDWIAGDWHEVKSATRRRPVQQVAQDDLPDDPETRALRKALARQPVEQQLALLSPWLGPHRHHRPAGLFATRRFIELRAGMR; this is encoded by the coding sequence ATGACCGTCTTCCAAGCCCTGCAAGGTGCATCTGGCCAGTTGCAGGATGAGGGGCCATTGCTCAGCGTGTACCAGCGCTTACTCACCGAGTCTGATCCTGAATCCATGCAACTGGCGGTGGATTTTCTGCAGGCGCAACTGGATCTGGTCGGTGACGCCGAGGCCATGCAATTGCCGGAATCCCCGGATCAGTTAATGAACTGGGTCGAACACAACTGCGCCGCGGTTGCGCAGGAGTATGCGCAGTACCTGCAGGGTCGGCAGCAAGGCAATGGCCGTCGTTATTTTCAAGGCAAAGCTCACGCGCTGTACTTCCTGCAATGCGTGGCGCCGACCAAGCAAGTGGATGGCGCTTGGCTCTACGGCGTCCTCGCGCACTGGCGCGATTACCGCTACGACGGACTCTTGACCACCTATCTGGAAGAACTCGGCGATGGCGAGCCGGCGCAGAACCATGTCGCGATCTATCAACGTCTGCTGGCCGAGCAAGGCTGCGAAGGCGATTTCGACTGGCAAGATCAACACTTCCACCAAGGCGCGCTGCAATTGGCGCTCGGCCAGGGCGCCCACGCCTATATGCCGGAAATCCTCGGCTACAACCTGGGTTATGAACAACTGCCGCTGCACCTGCTTATTTGCGCCTACGAGCTCAGGGAGCTGGGCATCGATCCCTACTATTTCAGCTTGCATGTGACCATCGATAACGCCAGCAGCGGGCATGCGCGTCGGGCTGTGCAGGCAGTTCTCGAGTTGATGCCTCGCGGCATGGACGCAGCGGACTATTGGCAGCGGGTAGGGCGCGGATATCGCTTGAATGACCTCGGGGTGAGCTCGACCGCGGTGATTCAGGCGTTTGATCTGGAACGCGAACTGGTGGCGATGCTTGAACGCAAGCGCCCCTTCGCTCAGCACATGCATTCCGATTATTGCCGCTTCGAAGGCAAGAGCGTCAATCAGTGGCTGGCGCAGCCCGGCCAGATGCGCGGGTTTTTGCAGGCGCTGCAGGACAAGGGCTGGATCAAACGGCACCAGAATCCGCAAGACAGCCGTTTCTGGCAATTGATCGAAGGCGCGGGCGCCGCGATGTTTGGTGTGTTCAGCGGTTACGAAAAACAGTTGCTGCGCGATTGGATTGCGGGGGATTGGCACGAGGTAAAAAGCGCTACTCGCCGCCGTCCGGTGCAGCAGGTTGCGCAGGACGACCTGCCGGACGATCCGGAAACCCGAGCCCTTCGCAAGGCTCTGGCGCGGCAACCGGTCGAACAGCAGTTGGCCCTTCTGTCACCGTGGCTGGGTCCTCATCGCCATCACCGTCCCGCCGGCCTGTTCGCCACCCGACGTTTTATTGAACTGCGCGCAGGCATGCGCTGA
- a CDS encoding PLDc N-terminal domain-containing protein, which translates to MQTTYFWIGLAVLLVVLDLWVINSLWRSDNTRGSKARWTAVVVLLPYVGAAIWAVAGPRGVTKGPSSPEHSKG; encoded by the coding sequence ATGCAAACCACTTATTTTTGGATCGGCTTGGCAGTTCTCCTGGTAGTGCTCGACCTGTGGGTCATCAATAGCCTATGGCGAAGCGACAACACACGGGGAAGCAAAGCGCGGTGGACCGCGGTCGTCGTGTTATTGCCGTATGTCGGCGCGGCAATATGGGCCGTTGCCGGCCCGCGCGGTGTCACCAAGGGCCCGTCCTCGCCTGAACACAGTAAGGGCTGA
- a CDS encoding LysR family transcriptional regulator yields the protein MASYSLRQLKYFVTTVECGSVAEASRKLYIAQPSIATAVKGLEDSFGVQLLIRHHAQGVSLTPGGARFYRKAQELLRMAREFEQNALADNDVVSGQIDIGCFETVAPLYLPRLIAGFRQRFPGVEIRLQDGEQQELVQGLTGGRFDLAIFYEHDLDSTIETEALMAPQRPYALLPAGHRFAGQAEVSLRDLALEPMILLDVQPSRTYFVSIFEELGLTPNIVFSSPSIEMVRGMVGQAFGFALLVTKPHSTCTYDGQQVVCVNIAEDVTGSALVAGWLKRTHLTKPAQLFVDYCKEQFKQWLV from the coding sequence GTGGCGTCCTATTCCTTGCGTCAGTTGAAGTATTTCGTCACCACCGTCGAATGTGGCAGCGTCGCTGAAGCATCCCGCAAGCTGTATATCGCTCAACCATCCATCGCCACGGCCGTCAAGGGACTGGAAGACAGTTTCGGCGTGCAGTTACTGATCCGCCATCATGCCCAGGGCGTTTCGCTGACGCCGGGTGGCGCACGCTTCTATCGCAAGGCCCAGGAACTGCTGCGCATGGCCCGGGAGTTCGAGCAGAACGCCCTGGCCGATAACGATGTGGTCAGCGGGCAGATCGATATCGGTTGCTTCGAGACGGTCGCCCCGCTCTATCTGCCGCGGCTGATCGCAGGTTTCCGCCAGCGTTTCCCCGGAGTGGAAATCCGCCTGCAGGACGGCGAGCAACAGGAACTGGTGCAAGGCCTGACGGGTGGACGTTTTGATCTGGCGATTTTCTATGAGCACGATCTGGACAGCACCATCGAGACCGAAGCGCTGATGGCGCCACAGCGGCCTTACGCATTGCTGCCGGCTGGGCATCGTTTTGCCGGCCAGGCCGAAGTGTCGCTGCGCGATCTGGCGCTGGAGCCGATGATTCTGCTGGACGTGCAACCCAGTCGCACGTATTTCGTGAGTATCTTCGAGGAGCTGGGCCTGACCCCGAACATCGTGTTCAGCTCGCCCTCCATCGAGATGGTGCGTGGCATGGTGGGGCAAGCGTTCGGCTTTGCGCTGCTGGTGACGAAGCCGCATTCAACCTGCACCTACGATGGGCAGCAAGTGGTGTGCGTCAACATCGCCGAGGACGTGACCGGTTCGGCGCTGGTGGCGGGCTGGCTCAAGCGTACGCACCTGACCAAACCGGCGCAGTTGTTCGTGGATTACTGCAAAGAGCAATTCAAGCAATGGCTGGTCTGA
- a CDS encoding ABC transporter substrate-binding protein, whose protein sequence is MSRSLRCTVACALVLLSTNALAAPQNLTVISFGGATKKAQDKAYFQPFNASGAGNIVAGEYNGELSKIKAMVSAGHTSWDVVEVESPELLRGCEEGLFERLNLTALGNAANFVPGTLTECGVATYVWSMVLAFDQRKLAQAPKSWADFWNVAKYPGKRGLRKGAKYTLEIALLADGVKSGELYNVLSTPQGVSRAFAKLDQIKQDIQWWEAGAQPAQWLVAGDVVMSAAYNGRIASAQKEGVPLSIVWSQSLYDPEYWAVVKGTPNKALAEQFIAFASQPQAQKVFSENIPYGPVHRETLALLPAAVRDQLPTAEANLAGARAVDAEFWVDHGEELEQRFNAWAAR, encoded by the coding sequence ATGTCCAGATCCTTGCGTTGCACTGTTGCGTGTGCCCTGGTGCTGTTGAGTACCAACGCGTTGGCCGCGCCCCAAAACCTGACCGTGATTTCCTTCGGCGGCGCCACCAAGAAGGCCCAGGACAAGGCCTACTTTCAACCCTTTAACGCCAGCGGTGCGGGAAACATCGTGGCCGGCGAATACAACGGAGAACTTTCGAAGATCAAGGCCATGGTGTCGGCCGGGCACACCAGTTGGGACGTGGTCGAAGTCGAAAGCCCCGAGCTGTTGCGCGGGTGTGAGGAAGGGTTATTCGAGCGACTCAACCTGACCGCGCTGGGTAATGCGGCGAATTTTGTGCCGGGAACCCTCACCGAGTGCGGCGTGGCGACTTATGTCTGGTCGATGGTGCTGGCTTTTGACCAGCGCAAACTGGCCCAGGCGCCGAAGTCCTGGGCTGATTTCTGGAACGTTGCCAAGTACCCGGGCAAGCGCGGTCTGCGCAAGGGCGCCAAGTACACCTTGGAGATCGCCTTGCTGGCCGACGGTGTCAAGTCTGGTGAGTTATACAACGTGTTGAGCACACCGCAAGGCGTATCGCGGGCATTCGCCAAGCTGGACCAGATCAAGCAGGACATCCAGTGGTGGGAAGCGGGCGCGCAGCCGGCGCAGTGGCTGGTAGCGGGTGACGTGGTGATGAGTGCCGCCTATAACGGGCGCATCGCTTCAGCGCAGAAGGAAGGTGTGCCGCTGAGTATCGTCTGGTCGCAAAGCCTGTACGACCCGGAGTACTGGGCCGTGGTCAAGGGCACGCCTAACAAGGCCTTGGCTGAGCAGTTCATTGCCTTTGCCAGCCAGCCACAAGCGCAGAAAGTGTTCTCGGAAAACATCCCTTACGGCCCTGTGCATCGTGAAACCCTGGCCTTGTTGCCCGCGGCCGTACGTGATCAATTGCCCACCGCCGAGGCCAACCTGGCTGGAGCACGGGCGGTGGACGCCGAGTTCTGGGTTGACCATGGCGAGGAACTGGAGCAACGCTTTAACGCTTGGGCTGCTCGCTGA
- a CDS encoding aspartate aminotransferase family protein: protein MNASLKATRSTREYQALDAAHHIHAFLDQKALNAEGPRVIVRGEGLALWDNDGKRYLDGMSGLWCTNLGYGRQDLAAAASRQLEQLPYYNMFFHTTHPAVVELSELLFSLLPNHYSHAIYTNSGSEANEVLIRTVRRYWQILGKPQKKIMIGRWNGYHGSTLGASALGGMKFMHEMGGVIPDVAHIDEPYWFAHEGALTPAEFGLRAARQLEEKILQLGADNVAAFVAEPFQGAGGMIFPPDSYWPEIQRICRQYDVLLCADEVIGGFGRTGEWFAHEYFGFEPDTLSIAKGLTSGYIPMGGLILSKRMAEVLVEQGGVFAHGLTYSGHPVAAAVAIANLKALRDEGIVAQVKADTGPYLQRCLREAFADHPLIGEIQGVGMVAALQLAEDKDSRKRFANENEMAWQCRTFGFEEGLIIRSTLGRMIMAPALVASHADINELVDKTRIAVDRTARAYGRL, encoded by the coding sequence ATGAACGCATCACTCAAGGCAACTCGCAGCACCCGTGAGTATCAGGCGCTGGACGCGGCGCACCATATCCATGCGTTTCTCGACCAGAAGGCCCTCAACGCGGAAGGGCCTCGGGTAATCGTGCGCGGCGAGGGTTTGGCGTTGTGGGACAACGATGGCAAGCGTTACCTGGATGGGATGTCCGGCCTGTGGTGTACCAACCTGGGTTATGGCCGCCAGGACCTGGCCGCCGCGGCCAGCCGCCAGCTGGAACAGTTGCCGTACTACAACATGTTCTTCCACACCACCCATCCGGCGGTGGTGGAACTGTCGGAGTTGCTGTTCAGCCTGCTGCCGAATCACTACAGCCACGCCATCTACACCAACTCCGGCTCCGAGGCCAACGAGGTGCTGATTCGCACTGTGCGCCGCTACTGGCAGATCCTCGGTAAACCGCAGAAGAAAATAATGATCGGTCGCTGGAATGGCTACCACGGCTCGACCCTGGGCGCCTCGGCCCTCGGGGGCATGAAGTTCATGCATGAAATGGGCGGTGTGATTCCAGATGTGGCGCATATCGATGAACCGTACTGGTTCGCCCATGAAGGTGCCCTGACACCCGCCGAGTTCGGGCTGCGCGCCGCTCGGCAACTGGAGGAAAAAATTCTTCAGCTGGGCGCCGACAACGTCGCAGCGTTCGTCGCCGAACCGTTCCAGGGCGCTGGTGGCATGATCTTCCCGCCAGACAGCTACTGGCCTGAAATCCAGCGTATCTGCCGTCAGTATGACGTGCTGTTGTGCGCCGACGAAGTGATTGGCGGCTTCGGTCGTACCGGGGAGTGGTTCGCCCACGAATACTTCGGTTTTGAGCCCGATACTTTATCCATCGCCAAGGGCCTGACCAGCGGCTACATCCCCATGGGCGGGCTGATTCTGTCCAAACGCATGGCTGAGGTATTGGTGGAGCAGGGCGGAGTCTTCGCCCATGGCCTGACCTATTCCGGGCACCCGGTGGCTGCGGCGGTGGCGATTGCCAACCTCAAGGCGCTGCGCGACGAAGGCATTGTGGCGCAGGTCAAGGCCGACACCGGCCCGTACCTGCAGCGTTGCCTGCGCGAAGCCTTCGCCGACCATCCGCTGATCGGTGAAATCCAGGGCGTCGGGATGGTAGCAGCGTTGCAACTGGCCGAAGACAAAGATAGCCGCAAGCGCTTTGCCAATGAAAACGAGATGGCCTGGCAATGCCGCACCTTTGGTTTTGAGGAAGGCCTGATCATCCGCTCCACGTTGGGCCGGATGATCATGGCGCCGGCGTTGGTGGCCAGCCATGCCGACATCAATGAACTGGTCGATAAGACCCGTATTGCTGTAGATCGCACCGCCCGCGCTTACGGTCGCCTCTGA
- a CDS encoding APC family permease, whose amino-acid sequence MDSSSSVPLQNVTPTSVGSRRRLGLSALLAVAVGLVVSQGVMVLMLQGVGIAGMGFVIPLTLAWLLALSYACSFSELALMIPRAGSLSSYTEVAIGQFPAILATFSGYVVVAMFALSAELLLMEFIIDKVYPHAMPPLSVALGVLCLFTVLNLFNIDIFSRLQTVLALVMTVMLLVMGLGAVTSEGAGSISTLVATSGWNPLGLGVIALTAMAVWGFVGAEFVCPLVEETRRPERNIPASMMIGLTVIFVIICLYCLGALLTVPQAELASNGLPHYLFATTVFGEAGQVFLVSAAITATCSTLNSSLAAIPRMLLGMARSGQAFGVFKLRGKRSGAPWVAVLFVAAVTGLPLLLMHDNPDAINLLLLAAALAWLLAYIITHINVIALRRRYPNAHRPFRTPFYPLPQLFGIAGMLFAIWHVSPSPEMTVPIFASAGVVLGIVSLIAVVWVKCVMRKPLFKPEPLAAVPGTSSEKINKQGDLQ is encoded by the coding sequence ATGGACAGTTCCTCAAGCGTGCCGCTACAAAACGTTACTCCCACCTCAGTGGGCTCGCGCCGACGCCTCGGCTTGAGCGCCCTATTGGCGGTAGCCGTCGGCCTGGTGGTTTCCCAAGGCGTCATGGTGTTGATGCTGCAGGGTGTCGGGATCGCCGGCATGGGCTTTGTCATACCCCTGACCCTGGCGTGGCTGTTGGCGCTGAGTTACGCCTGTTCGTTCTCCGAACTGGCATTGATGATTCCTCGTGCCGGTAGCCTGAGCAGTTATACCGAAGTCGCGATCGGTCAGTTTCCGGCGATTCTGGCGACGTTCTCCGGTTACGTGGTAGTGGCGATGTTTGCCCTGTCGGCGGAATTGCTGCTGATGGAGTTCATCATCGACAAGGTCTATCCGCACGCGATGCCGCCGCTGAGCGTGGCGCTGGGCGTGCTGTGCCTGTTCACCGTACTCAACCTGTTCAATATCGACATTTTTTCGCGCCTGCAGACCGTGCTGGCGCTGGTTATGACGGTGATGTTGTTGGTGATGGGCCTCGGAGCGGTGACAAGCGAGGGCGCCGGCAGTATCTCGACGCTGGTGGCCACGTCCGGCTGGAATCCCCTGGGACTGGGGGTGATTGCATTGACCGCGATGGCTGTGTGGGGCTTTGTCGGCGCCGAGTTCGTTTGTCCGCTGGTGGAGGAAACCCGTCGCCCGGAGCGCAACATCCCGGCTTCGATGATGATCGGCCTGACGGTGATCTTCGTGATCATTTGCCTGTACTGCCTGGGCGCTCTATTGACCGTTCCGCAAGCGGAGCTGGCCAGCAACGGCCTGCCACATTATCTGTTCGCCACCACGGTATTTGGCGAGGCGGGACAGGTGTTTCTAGTGTCTGCCGCGATCACCGCGACCTGCAGCACGCTTAACAGCTCCCTCGCGGCGATTCCGCGCATGTTGCTGGGCATGGCCCGCAGCGGCCAGGCTTTCGGGGTGTTCAAGCTTCGAGGCAAGCGCAGCGGTGCACCGTGGGTTGCGGTGCTGTTCGTGGCAGCGGTTACCGGCCTGCCGCTGTTACTGATGCATGACAACCCGGACGCCATCAACCTGCTGTTGCTGGCTGCCGCCCTGGCCTGGCTGCTGGCCTACATCATCACCCACATCAATGTGATCGCCCTGCGCCGGCGTTATCCCAACGCGCATCGGCCGTTTCGTACGCCGTTCTACCCGTTGCCGCAGTTGTTCGGCATAGCCGGCATGCTCTTTGCCATCTGGCATGTATCCCCCAGCCCCGAAATGACTGTTCCGATCTTTGCCAGCGCCGGTGTGGTGCTGGGCATTGTCTCGCTGATTGCGGTGGTGTGGGTCAAGTGCGTCATGCGCAAACCGCTGTTCAAGCCCGAGCCGCTGGCGGCCGTACCGGGCACTTCTTCCGAAAAGATCAATAAGCAAGGAGACCTGCAATGA